The genomic segment CCAGTGCTCCTACCCCCGGGTTTGCCTAGTCCCCTGAAGCTGAGGATGTTTGGGCCCTGGTAGGTGTGTAAGGCCTGTTGCCACAGGAACAGGCAGGCTCATGCTAGGGTTTCAGGAGAGTGCCATCTGTTCCCCTAGATGCCCATGCTGGAAGAGGCCTTGCGGAGCCAGAGCCCATACCAGCGCAAGGCTGGGCTCCTGGTGCTGGCGGTGCTCTCCGATGGAGCCGGCGACCACATCAGGCAGAGGTGTTTGTTCCCCTGTCTTGGAGAGAGGGTGGGCCATGGGGAGGAGGACCACACCACCGGTGGCAGTCCTGGTCTACACTTGTCCTTTGAGCCCAGTCATCAGTAGTGTCTGCCCCCACTCTCAAGTGTCCTGGTTTGGAAGATAAATGGCTACCACAGCTGTCTGGGCCCACGGGTGGTGCTCACCATCTGGTGACAACCTTGGTTTTCCCAGGGGAAACAGCAGACTGGCTCAGCACGGGGATCTCAGGTCCTGCCCCTCAGACTCCATCCTCTTGTCCTGCCCCATCCAGACTGCTGCCCCCACTGCTACAGATCGTGTGCAAGAGCCTGGAGGATCCGTCGCAGGTCGTGCGCAATGCTGCGCTCTTCGCCCTGGGCCAGTTCTCAGAGAACCTGCAGGTCAGCAGGCCAGTGTGGGCAGCCACTGTTTGAGAGTCCCCACCTGTCCCAGGGACCAGCTTCATCCCTCAGGCATTCCTGCTGCCATAGGTGTGTGCCCTGCAGTGGAGCTGACTCaggccctctctctccttcccccagccccataTCAGCAGCTATTCCGGGGAGGTGATGCCGCTGCTCCTCGCCTACCTGAAGTCCGTGCCTCCTGGGCACACACGTCACCTAGCCAAAGCCTGCTATGCCCTGGAGAACTTCGTGGAGCACCTAGGTAGTGATGGCATTTGGGGGTGTAAGCGAGGGGACGGGGCTGTAGATTTGGCTGGAGGGGACAGGCTGTGCAGCTCCCCAAACCACTGCCTGTGGTGGGGAGAGGAATGTGGCGGGGCCACGAGGAGGCTCAGcctggaggcaggcaggagccctggGTTGGTTGTCAGTGGGGCACGCTTTCCCACAGGGCCCAAAGTGCAGCCCTACCTTTCGGAACTTATGGAGTGTGTGTTGCAGCCTCTGAGGAACCCCGGCAACTCCCGGGCCAAGGAGCTGGCTGTGAGCGCTCTGGGGGCCATTGGTGAGTTGGAGGCGGGAGGTGGGGGCCCAGGGTTCACTCAAGGTGCCTGTGGCAGGTGATCCCAGCTCACCCGCCAGCTCTGATGCTGTCCTTCCATGCCGCAGCCACGGCTGCCCAGGCCTCCATGCTGCCCTACTTCCCCACCATCATGGAGCACCTGCGCGCATTCCTGTTGACGGGCAGTGAGGACCTTCAGCCTGTGCGGATCCAGAGCCTAGGTGAGTGAGGGGCTCCCAGGCAGGCTCCCCAGTGCTGGGGAAGGGCCGATGCTCCCCTGGCGTTCACAGAGATTGTCCCTGCGGCAGCACAGGTGTCCTCCTGCGCTCTGCACTGTACCTAGGAGTAGGAGGGATTTGCGAGCATCCTCCCAGCTACCTCGGGTCCCTCAGGCCTTGGCCCTGCACGTCTCTGGCCTAATGCCTCATCCTGGTGCTAACCAAGCCCTTGCCTCCATAGAGACCCTTGGGGTGCTGGCGCGAGCAGTCGGGGAGCCCATGAGGCCCCTGGCTGAGGAGTGCTGCCAGCTGGGGCTGGGCCTGTGTGACCAGGTAGACGACCCTGACTTGCGGCGCTGCACGTGAGTGAGCCCTCGCCCCGCCCCAAGCCAGACCGCAGTCCTCCGGTTCTGGACCGTGGGTTCCCCGGGCTCCCCCATCCTGTCTGGCCAAAGCAGGCAGGACTATGCAGCGTCCACCTGTCTCCACCAGGTACAGCCTGTTCGCAGCCTTATCGGGGCTGATGGGCGAGAGCCTGGCTCCCCACCTGCCACGCATCACCACACGCATGCTGTTGTCACTGTGTTCTACCGAGGGCATCGTGGTGAGCAGGGAGCGGGTGGGCTGGGCCAGCTGGGGAAGGCCAGGCCTGGGATGGGCTCTCTCTCCTGCACCTAGATGAGCCAAAGTCCCTGCCGTGCCTCCCCATTCCAGCCTCAGTACGATGGAAGCAGCACCTTCCTTCTGTTTGATGACGAGAgcggtggggaggaagaggaggaactcATGGAGGAGGACGAGGAAGAAGAGGATGACTCGGAGATCTCAGGGTGTGGAGCGTGCCGTTCTGGTCTGGGGAATCCTGGTTTCGAAAAGGGCCCAGGGCCAGCTCTGCTTCTACTGGTGCCTGATCGCTGCTGCCTCCCCACCTTATTCTAGGTACAGCGTGGAAAACGCCTTCTTCGATGAAAAGGAAGACACCTGTGCTGCCCTGGGGGAGATCTCTGTGAACGCCAGGTGAGCATCCGCCCTTCCCCGGCACTGGGAACCCCTCCTGGGAGCCCTTTCCCCATGGCAGTGTGTCTGTCCACAGTGTGGCCTTCCTTCCCTACATGGAGACTGTCTTTGAAGAAGTGTTCAAGCTGCTGGAGGTGAGTGGGCCcgtgggctgggtgggtggggtcgGAAGGCTAGGGGCTGCGTTCTCCGGGCACGCAGCACGTAcatccagcccctcctcccgCTGCAGTGCCCTCACCTGAACGTGCGGAAGGCAGCGCACGAGGCCCTGGGTCAGTTCTGCTGTGCACTGCACAAAGCCTGTCAGAGCTGCCCCTCGGAACCCAACGCTGGTGGTGAGAAGGGAAGGCTGGGGCCAGGCCGGGGCCCCTGGAagcggggggtgggtggggagaggggcagggcctGACCAAGGCTTCAGCCAATTGTGTCCCCAGCTCTGCAGGCCGCCCTGGCCCGGGTGGTGCCATCCTACCTGCAGGCAGTGAATGGGGAGCGGGAGCGCCCGGTGGTGATGGCCGTGCTGGAGGCCCTGACGGCGGTGCTGCGTGGCTGCGGGAGCCTGGCTCTGCAGCCCCCTGGGCGGCTTGCTGAGCTCTGCCTCGCACTCAAGGCCGTGCTGCAGAGGAAGGCGAGTGGGGCGGTTGGGCTGCAGGGTGTGGTGGTGGCCCGGCCCTGGGTGGGGCTAGCCAGAGGCTGCCGGtccagcttcccctccttcccccccccccccggaaagGAGAAGGGATGGGAGAGCCCAGACTGAGCTGAGCGCCGTCTTCCCACAGACAGCCTGTCAGGAtgccgaggaggaggaggaggaggaggaggaccaggTAAGAGCTACAGGTGCACACTAGGACCAGGCAGCCCAGTTTGTCTCCACAGGGTGGGGTGGACAGTGCACCTGGCCTTGGCCTGGGGGTACGGGGGTTGCTAAAAGATCGGTAATGGCTCGGAACGACCAACCCTGCTCCCACTAAGGCAGTGGAGgttcaaggaaggcttcctggaggtggggaTTCGGGGCAGGCTTGGATTGATAGGTGGGAGTAGGAGGGCGGGGAGGAAAAGCTGGGCTGCAAACAAacccagcctgggaggggccagtTCTGCCAGCCAAGGGCAGCCCTCAGGGGGACCACCTGCAGCTGTGGAGGAGTGCGGTGGGAGGCGCCCCCAGCCTCGGAGCTGGCCCTGGGGCTGCAGCCTCTGACCTGGCTCCGCAGGCTGAGTACGACGCCATGTTGCTCGAGCACGCTGGCGAGGCCATCCCTGCCCTGGCGGCTGCGGCTGGGGGAGATGCCTTTGCCCCCTTCTTTGCCGGCCTCCTGCCGTTATTGCTCTGCAAGACGGTGAGTGCTCTGTCCTCTGGCTTGGAGCCCCATCCTGCTTGTGCCCCGTTCCCCACTGTGTCCCGGTCGCAGGCTGACGTGCACCCCTCCCCACACCAGAAACAGGGCTGCACGGCGGCAGAGAAATCCTTTGCGGTGGGCACGCTGGCGGAGTCCATCCAGGGCCTGGGTGCCGCCTCGGCCCAGTTTGTGTCCCGGCTGCTCCCTGTGCTGCTGAGCAGCGCCCGGGAGGCAGACCCCGAGGTGCGGAGCAATGCCATCTTCGGGCTGGGCGTGCTGGCAGAGCACGGGGGCCGCCCTGCCCAGGAGTATCCTTGGCTCGCAGGAAGGGGCccgggaggggttgggaaggtgTCCCCGGGGTTCGGGATGGGAGCGGCCTCCCCGTGTGCCTGTTCCTTGACTGTGGACCAGACACTTCCCCAAGCTGCTGGggctcctgctgcccctcctGGCGCGGGAGCGCCACGATCGTGTCCGTGACAACATCTGCGGGGCACTCGCCCGCCTGCTGATGGCCGGTCCCATGAGGAAACCGGAGCcccaggtgaggggtgggagcTTCAGGTGGGGCCAGGGCGCTGAGGAGGGTGCCGGGCTGGGGCCAGCGTCTCCTGTGCGTCCAGGTGCTGGCTGCCCTGCTGCACGCCCTGCCGCTGAAGGAGGACTTGGAAGAGTGGGTCACCATAGGGCACCTCTTCAGCTTCCTGTACCAGAACAGCCCTGACCAGGTAACCCCAATGCTGGGGCCCTTGGAGGGGGCTTGAGGCTCCAGtctcattggcaggcagagctggcatcaGTTTAAGCTGCCCTTCTCAGCTTTCTCATTGGTCTGCAAGGATTTGGAGACAGACCTTTCGTGGGGGAGGAGGCGCTTCCTCTTTCTATGTAGCATTTTTCCTCAGGGAGACTTCATTTCCACCCCCTGGTCTGAGCCAGAAGTCACAGCTTTCCTAGGCTGatttcctagaccagggctcttTCAGACCGTGCTCCATGGAGCCTGGGTCCTCTGGGCCACCCCACTGTCCATTCCAGTCAGAGCAGCTCTGCTTTCTGAATATTTGTCTGCACCAAGTAGCCACCTTCGGGCTCATGTCCCAGTGCTTCTGTGTCCATCACCTTTGTCTTGCGTCTTCAGAGACTACTGTGTCGTAACTCCTGAGTGTCTGGGCTTCTTTTGGTCTTGAGGCCATGATTTCAAATACCTTTGATCACAATCTCATACTCTCCAGAAAAATCATTACCAGCCTGTTTCATGGGTCCCTCTCATGGTTCACAGTTGTCTGGGATGTCTGTCAATCAGCCCAGGTGGGAGGCTGCCTCTCCCGGGCTCCTGCCCCGTCCCAGTGCGGGGGCCCGGGGTGCTTCTGCCCCTGAGTTGGCCCTTCTCTTCCCCACAGGTTGCAGACGTGGCTCCAGAGCTCCTGCGCATTTCCAGCCTCATCCTGGCCGAGAACAAGATCCCACCAGGTGAGGGTGGCAGTTGCAGGCtgggctgaggggagagg from the Hippopotamus amphibius kiboko isolate mHipAmp2 chromosome 2, mHipAmp2.hap2, whole genome shotgun sequence genome contains:
- the IPO4 gene encoding importin-4 — protein: MEPASLEQILRELLLPDTERIRRATEQLQAALRDPAALPALCDLLASAGDPQIRQFAAVLTRRRLSTGWRMLAAGQRESIKSLILTVLQRETEHSVSLSLAQLSATIFRKEGLEAWPQLMQLLQHSTHSPLIPKREMGLLLLSVVVTSRPEAFQRHHRELLRLLNETLGEVGSPGLLFYSVRTLTTMAPYLGTDDVPLARMLVPKLIVAVRTLIPVDEPKACEAMEALDELLESELPIITSHLSEVLTFCLEVARNVALGDSVRVRILCCLTFLVKVKSKALLKNRLLPPLLHTLFPIMAAEPPLGQLDPEDQDSEEEELDIGLVGETPKHFAVQVVDMLALQLPPEKLCPLLMPMLEEALRSQSPYQRKAGLLVLAVLSDGAGDHIRQRLLPPLLQIVCKSLEDPSQVVRNAALFALGQFSENLQPHISSYSGEVMPLLLAYLKSVPPGHTRHLAKACYALENFVEHLGPKVQPYLSELMECVLQPLRNPGNSRAKELAVSALGAIATAAQASMLPYFPTIMEHLRAFLLTGSEDLQPVRIQSLETLGVLARAVGEPMRPLAEECCQLGLGLCDQVDDPDLRRCTYSLFAALSGLMGESLAPHLPRITTRMLLSLCSTEGIVPQYDGSSTFLLFDDESGGEEEEELMEEDEEEEDDSEISGYSVENAFFDEKEDTCAALGEISVNASVAFLPYMETVFEEVFKLLECPHLNVRKAAHEALGQFCCALHKACQSCPSEPNAGALQAALARVVPSYLQAVNGERERPVVMAVLEALTAVLRGCGSLALQPPGRLAELCLALKAVLQRKTACQDAEEEEEEEEDQAEYDAMLLEHAGEAIPALAAAAGGDAFAPFFAGLLPLLLCKTKQGCTAAEKSFAVGTLAESIQGLGAASAQFVSRLLPVLLSSAREADPEVRSNAIFGLGVLAEHGGRPAQEHFPKLLGLLLPLLARERHDRVRDNICGALARLLMAGPMRKPEPQVLAALLHALPLKEDLEEWVTIGHLFSFLYQNSPDQVADVAPELLRISSLILAENKIPPDTKAALLLLLTFLAKQHTDSFHLALGSLPGDKAQELQAILGLS